The following are encoded in a window of Verrucomicrobiia bacterium genomic DNA:
- a CDS encoding sigma-70 family RNA polymerase sigma factor yields the protein MTMESRQLLAEYVRTGSETAFRELVANYLGLVYSAALRLTGGNTHSAEEITQTVFIGLAQKARTLSSEVMLGGWLHQYTFHAATKFVRAERRRQIREQEAGEMNALTNGAPEEWRKIEPILDEAILELGDEDRAAILLRFFEQRDFRAIGASLGGSEDAARMRVNRALDKLQVVLKRRGAALSVGALGAVLAAHTASAVPAGLASAVAGAAFANVGGGVSTIMIKLMALTKLQTGMIGALVVAGAMTPWAMQQHAKWRETDAALQSQNEKMGALVDENARLSNQMALAKDSRGLSQKELDELMRLRNQTTALNKQLAAAKVTPVAAGTGQTNVALSPEEEERQKAIEELQTIEKMDSAKNWLLAFMMYANDNQNRLPGDFSQATNYLSKDKQMELLLATNQFEVRYGGPLNTLKDPSSVAILEEITSPGATLKTYGFADGHVEVVKRADGDFKGWEAQRLTVPPSGQ from the coding sequence ATGACAATGGAGAGCCGGCAATTACTTGCGGAGTATGTGCGAACGGGTTCGGAAACGGCGTTTCGCGAATTGGTGGCGAATTATCTCGGCCTGGTGTATTCGGCGGCGTTGCGGCTCACGGGCGGAAACACGCATTCGGCGGAGGAAATCACGCAAACGGTGTTCATCGGCCTGGCGCAAAAGGCGCGAACGCTTTCGAGCGAAGTGATGCTCGGGGGGTGGCTGCATCAATATACTTTTCACGCGGCGACGAAATTTGTGCGCGCGGAGCGTCGCCGGCAAATCCGCGAACAGGAGGCAGGCGAAATGAACGCACTGACGAACGGCGCGCCGGAGGAATGGCGGAAGATCGAGCCGATTTTGGACGAGGCGATTTTGGAATTGGGCGATGAAGATCGCGCGGCGATTTTGTTGCGATTTTTTGAGCAGCGGGATTTTCGCGCGATTGGGGCATCGCTCGGCGGCAGCGAAGACGCGGCGCGGATGCGGGTGAACCGGGCATTGGATAAGTTGCAGGTGGTTTTGAAACGGCGAGGGGCGGCATTGTCGGTTGGGGCGCTGGGCGCGGTGCTGGCGGCGCACACGGCTTCGGCGGTTCCCGCGGGGCTTGCGTCGGCGGTGGCGGGCGCGGCGTTTGCGAATGTGGGCGGTGGGGTGAGCACAATCATGATTAAACTTATGGCACTAACTAAACTTCAAACGGGGATGATCGGGGCGTTGGTGGTTGCGGGCGCGATGACGCCATGGGCGATGCAACAACATGCGAAGTGGCGCGAGACAGACGCGGCGTTGCAATCGCAGAACGAAAAAATGGGAGCGCTGGTTGACGAGAATGCGCGCTTGTCGAACCAGATGGCGCTGGCGAAGGATTCGCGGGGATTGTCGCAAAAGGAATTGGATGAGTTGATGCGGCTAAGGAACCAGACGACGGCGTTGAACAAACAGTTGGCGGCGGCGAAGGTGACGCCGGTGGCGGCGGGAACAGGCCAGACGAACGTGGCGTTGAGCCCGGAAGAGGAGGAGCGGCAGAAGGCGATCGAAGAATTACAGACGATAGAGAAAATGGATAGCGCGAAGAATTGGCTGCTGGCGTTTATGATGTATGCGAACGATAACCAAAACCGGCTGCCGGGTGATTTCTCGCAGGCGACGAATTATCTTTCAAAGGACAAACAAATGGAATTGCTGCTGGCAACGAACCAGTTCGAGGTGCGTTATGGCGGGCCATTGAACACGTTGAAGGACCCGAGTTCGGTGGCAATTTTGGAGGAGATCACTTCGCCGGGGGCGACCTTGAAGACCTACGGTTTTGCCGATGGCCACGTGGAGGTAGTTAAACGGGCCGACGGCGATTTTAAAGGATGGGAGGCGCAACGCCTGACCGTGCCGCCGAGTGGGCAGTGA
- a CDS encoding MnmC family methyltransferase has product MSSSGYRIVKLVNGVHSVHSLAERETFHPVIGPAAEAEALYVKQLCLVERMTAHTGEFVIWDVGLGAAANVLTVLRATRETHCPLRIISFDHTLEPLQFALENAEALGYFTDYEPPVAAFLKNHHHTFTDGNRQVTWNLHLGDFPSLLRTPHSALRTNPPHAILFDAFSPAKNPTMWTEPLFENLFRHLDPIRPCALPTYTRSNLVRVSLLLAGFYVGAGHATGEKEETTIAANTLSLITEPLDQKWLARVRKSTSAEPLWEPIYRQSPLAEATWEKLRQHPQFK; this is encoded by the coding sequence GTGTCTTCCAGCGGCTATCGCATCGTCAAACTCGTCAACGGCGTCCACAGCGTCCACTCGCTCGCCGAACGCGAAACCTTTCACCCCGTCATCGGTCCCGCCGCCGAAGCCGAGGCGCTCTACGTAAAACAACTGTGTCTCGTCGAGCGCATGACCGCGCACACCGGCGAATTTGTGATCTGGGACGTCGGCCTCGGCGCCGCCGCGAATGTCCTCACCGTTCTCCGCGCCACCCGCGAAACCCATTGCCCGCTTCGCATCATCAGCTTCGACCACACGCTCGAACCGCTCCAATTCGCCCTCGAAAATGCCGAAGCCCTTGGCTACTTCACCGATTACGAACCACCCGTCGCCGCCTTTCTCAAAAACCATCACCACACCTTCACCGACGGCAACCGCCAAGTAACCTGGAACTTACACTTGGGCGATTTCCCCTCTTTACTCCGCACTCCGCATTCCGCACTCCGCACTAATCCGCCCCACGCAATTTTATTCGACGCCTTCTCGCCCGCAAAAAATCCCACGATGTGGACCGAACCGCTTTTCGAAAATCTATTCCGCCATCTCGATCCCATTCGCCCCTGCGCCTTGCCGACCTACACCCGCAGCAATTTAGTCCGCGTCTCCCTTTTGCTCGCCGGTTTTTACGTCGGAGCGGGCCACGCTACCGGTGAGAAAGAAGAAACCACCATTGCCGCAAACACTCTATCTTTGATCACCGAACCGCTCGATCAAAAATGGCTCGCGCGCGTCCGCAAATCCACCAGCGCCGAACCGCTTTGGGAACCCATCTATCGCCAGTCGCCCCTCGCCGAAGCCACGTGGGAAAAGTTGCGCCAACACCCGCAGTTCAAGTAA
- a CDS encoding YraN family protein → MSILARIQFWRGKAEKSLRARHGEIGERTAKKHLRKLGLKFLAANFKSDRGEIDLIFRDADCLVFVEVKARSSETFGRASTAVNARKRRLLSQAALDYLRLLNNPAVKIRFDIVEVVLENSAVKEVRHLPNTFPMSKPYNYF, encoded by the coding sequence ATGAGCATCCTCGCGCGCATCCAATTTTGGCGCGGTAAAGCTGAAAAATCCCTGCGTGCGCGTCACGGCGAAATCGGCGAACGCACCGCCAAAAAACATCTCCGCAAACTCGGCCTCAAATTTCTCGCCGCAAATTTTAAGTCCGACCGCGGCGAAATTGACCTTATCTTCCGCGACGCCGATTGCCTCGTCTTCGTCGAAGTAAAAGCACGCTCCTCCGAAACCTTCGGGCGCGCCTCCACCGCCGTCAACGCCCGCAAACGCCGCCTCCTTTCCCAAGCCGCCCTGGATTACCTGCGCCTGCTAAACAATCCCGCCGTAAAAATCCGCTTCGACATCGTCGAAGTCGTCCTCGAAAACAGCGCCGTCAAAGAAGTCCGCCACCTGCCCAATACTTTCCCAATGTCCAAGCCGTACAATTATTTCTGA
- a CDS encoding tRNA-dihydrouridine synthase family protein: MNPAPSSGIAEFQQFLTRPEPLLALAPMQDVTDLAFWKLMARYGGADVYYTEYFRVHAVSHLEKWIVESITKNPTGRPVVAQMIGNDIPSLVRSARELQQYPIAAVDLNLGCPAPVVYRKCAGGGLLREPKRVDAILGALRDAVSIKFTVKTRIGFDSPEVFDELLPIFAKHSIDLLTVHGRTVKEMYRSEVHYDYIARAVAAVPCPVLANGNVYSAAKAEEVLELTHAHGLMIGRGVIRNPWLFQQIRQHQRGEKIFIPTGFQVLEYIRELYETVRPAGITENSHIQKMKKYLNYIGLGIEPTGKFLHDIRRVTTEADFFHLCEAHLSHHHLMPLEPYALDLKSTDVMAGEHL, translated from the coding sequence ATGAACCCCGCACCCTCCAGCGGCATCGCCGAATTTCAACAATTCCTCACGCGCCCCGAGCCTTTGCTCGCGCTCGCCCCCATGCAGGATGTCACCGACCTTGCGTTCTGGAAACTCATGGCGCGTTACGGCGGCGCGGATGTTTATTACACCGAATATTTTCGCGTCCACGCCGTTTCGCACTTGGAAAAATGGATCGTCGAGTCCATCACCAAAAATCCCACCGGCCGCCCCGTTGTCGCGCAGATGATCGGCAACGACATCCCCTCGCTCGTCCGCTCCGCGCGCGAACTCCAGCAATATCCCATCGCCGCCGTTGACCTGAACCTCGGCTGTCCCGCGCCCGTCGTCTATCGCAAATGCGCCGGCGGCGGTTTGCTTCGCGAACCCAAACGCGTGGATGCCATCCTCGGCGCCTTGCGCGATGCCGTCTCCATCAAGTTCACCGTCAAGACCCGCATCGGTTTCGATTCACCGGAAGTCTTCGACGAACTCCTCCCCATCTTCGCGAAACATTCCATTGATCTCCTCACCGTCCACGGCCGCACCGTGAAAGAAATGTATCGCAGCGAAGTTCATTACGATTACATCGCCCGCGCCGTCGCCGCCGTCCCCTGCCCCGTGCTCGCGAATGGCAATGTTTATTCCGCCGCGAAGGCCGAAGAAGTCCTGGAACTCACCCACGCGCACGGCCTGATGATCGGTCGCGGCGTCATCCGCAACCCGTGGCTTTTCCAGCAAATCCGCCAGCACCAGCGCGGCGAAAAGATTTTCATCCCCACCGGTTTTCAAGTGCTCGAATACATCCGCGAACTTTATGAAACCGTTCGCCCCGCCGGCATCACCGAAAATTCGCACATTCAGAAAATGAAAAAATATCTGAATTACATCGGCCTCGGCATCGAACCCACCGGGAAATTCCTCCACGACATCCGCCGCGTCACCACCGAAGCCGACTTCTTCCACCTCTGCGAAGCCCATCTCAGCCACCATCACCTCATGCCCCTCGAACCCTACGCCCTCGACCTAAAATCCACCGACGTCATGGCCGGTGAACATTTGTAA
- a CDS encoding carboxypeptidase regulatory-like domain-containing protein, whose amino-acid sequence MTWRLLFPLGLLGLVLAFSGCTTNRVPQNSSASGIVVDTQGHPVADASIEIYRHSMISSFLPAELELKGTTHTDSHGVFQFSYAPGGSILLVRAPTLAPTWRTPWRLDPDDLPLVFTVTKPATIEGIVVDEHDQPIADADVWTSQVTSTTLLGEARFSLDILSGQPAHELFHTRTGSDGRFRLEGLPTGAGANLTVTKTGLAMREPTPDPGSLDFNQCQSGQSGVKLVMEPSGEIQGKIFIQATAQPLAGATIWLRRQQATYSFDQGREPVKSAADGTFHFSDVGAGPYQVIAHVGAVRDPMPKWVADAVDVSVQAGQKTSVEIPAVKGGILEIKVTDKSNHKPLAGALVAADNRNFQANITTDARGLARFRLPSGEYHYSAMKAAWTPAQEQARVANAEINHSHIELTPPKILTGVVRTPSGDGAPNIRVTVDAYGGEARTDSRGRFKLTWNPTGIGGTIGIYSLIARDWTNNLAAVAMLKPTTTNQDLVLKSALTLSGQVNDNHGHALAGARVGLTLSMNDSSDGTFRTSSTDFDKIPMQTDADGQFMFTTLPQGLEYGLNISAKGYGSITQDFTKTQTKANAIRLDLVLKPANLKLSGRVVDAKDHPLAGASVYISGEGQTAHSVKTDPEGHFEFEQVSAGPVHLSAIYEGHFGSLSAQGGDQNVVIKITSGQPGRTRRKPK is encoded by the coding sequence ATGACTTGGCGTTTATTATTCCCATTAGGGCTGCTCGGACTCGTTCTTGCCTTCAGCGGCTGCACCACCAACCGCGTGCCGCAAAATTCCTCCGCTTCCGGCATCGTCGTGGATACCCAGGGCCATCCCGTCGCCGATGCCTCCATCGAAATTTATCGCCATTCAATGATCAGTTCATTTCTTCCTGCCGAATTGGAATTGAAAGGGACGACCCACACCGACAGCCACGGCGTGTTCCAATTTTCTTATGCACCCGGAGGCAGCATTCTCCTCGTCCGCGCTCCAACCCTTGCACCCACCTGGCGCACCCCATGGCGATTGGACCCCGACGATCTTCCCCTCGTTTTCACCGTCACCAAGCCTGCGACCATCGAGGGAATCGTCGTGGACGAACACGATCAACCCATCGCCGACGCTGACGTTTGGACGTCCCAGGTCACCAGCACAACCTTGCTCGGCGAAGCTCGTTTCAGTCTCGATATTCTTTCCGGCCAGCCCGCGCACGAATTATTCCACACCCGCACCGGAAGCGACGGACGGTTCCGCCTCGAAGGTTTGCCCACCGGCGCCGGAGCCAACTTGACCGTCACCAAAACCGGCCTCGCGATGCGCGAACCCACTCCCGATCCCGGCAGCCTCGACTTCAACCAATGTCAGTCCGGTCAAAGCGGCGTCAAGCTCGTCATGGAACCCAGCGGCGAAATCCAGGGGAAAATTTTCATTCAAGCCACCGCCCAACCTTTGGCCGGCGCGACCATTTGGCTCCGCCGCCAGCAAGCCACCTACTCATTCGACCAGGGCCGCGAACCCGTGAAATCCGCTGCCGATGGCACCTTCCACTTCAGCGATGTTGGCGCCGGCCCCTATCAAGTCATTGCCCACGTCGGCGCTGTCCGTGACCCGATGCCCAAATGGGTAGCCGATGCCGTGGATGTCTCCGTCCAGGCCGGACAAAAAACCAGCGTTGAAATTCCCGCCGTCAAAGGTGGCATTTTGGAAATAAAAGTAACCGATAAATCCAATCACAAACCGCTCGCGGGCGCTTTAGTTGCCGCCGACAACCGAAATTTTCAAGCCAATATCACCACCGACGCGCGCGGACTGGCCCGGTTCCGGCTGCCATCGGGTGAGTACCATTATTCCGCCATGAAAGCCGCGTGGACTCCCGCACAGGAACAGGCGCGCGTCGCCAACGCAGAAATCAACCACAGCCATATCGAATTAACCCCGCCCAAAATTCTCACCGGCGTCGTCCGCACTCCATCAGGCGACGGCGCCCCCAATATTCGCGTGACCGTAGATGCCTACGGCGGCGAGGCTCGCACCGACTCGCGCGGAAGATTTAAGCTCACTTGGAACCCCACCGGCATCGGCGGCACGATTGGAATTTATAGCCTGATCGCCCGTGATTGGACCAACAACCTGGCCGCCGTCGCCATGCTCAAGCCCACAACCACGAATCAAGACCTCGTTTTGAAATCGGCCCTCACGCTTTCCGGCCAGGTGAACGATAACCACGGCCACGCCCTTGCCGGCGCACGGGTCGGCTTGACCCTCAGCATGAACGATTCTTCTGACGGGACTTTTAGAACTTCTTCAACCGATTTTGACAAGATCCCCATGCAAACCGATGCCGATGGACAATTCATGTTCACGACTCTTCCGCAAGGTCTCGAATACGGCCTGAACATCTCCGCGAAAGGTTACGGCTCGATAACTCAAGATTTCACCAAAACCCAGACTAAAGCCAACGCTATCAGACTGGACCTGGTCCTCAAACCGGCAAACCTAAAACTCTCCGGCCGCGTCGTGGATGCAAAAGATCACCCTCTCGCCGGCGCGAGTGTTTACATTTCCGGCGAAGGCCAAACCGCTCATTCTGTCAAAACTGATCCCGAAGGTCATTTTGAATTCGAACAAGTCAGTGCCGGGCCCGTGCATCTTAGCGCCATTTATGAAGGACATTTCGGAAGCCTTTCAGCCCAGGGCGGCGACCAAAATGTGGTCATCAAAATCACCTCCGGCCAGCCAGGACGCACGCGGCGAAAACCAAAATAA
- a CDS encoding dual specificity protein phosphatase family protein yields the protein MNSNYSNLWWAIENVIGGMGIPYIDPERRLNGGGPLRAHLDELLLLHRVGIRAVVCLLNIPGDASVFQTAGFNFICLPVENGYPPTLDQVREFLVFTEASLARNEPVAVYCQAGVGRTSTMIACYLIHRGKSAAEAIASMRETEASAVETPSQIIFLEQFEKLSRNPPPPAA from the coding sequence ATGAATTCCAATTACTCCAATTTGTGGTGGGCCATCGAGAACGTCATCGGCGGCATGGGAATTCCGTACATTGATCCCGAGCGGCGCCTCAACGGCGGCGGCCCGTTGCGCGCGCATCTCGACGAGCTGTTGCTGCTTCATCGCGTCGGCATCCGCGCCGTTGTCTGCCTCCTGAATATTCCCGGCGACGCTTCGGTTTTCCAAACCGCCGGTTTCAATTTCATTTGCCTCCCCGTCGAAAATGGCTATCCGCCCACGCTCGACCAGGTCCGCGAATTTCTCGTGTTCACCGAAGCCTCGCTCGCGCGCAACGAACCCGTTGCCGTTTATTGCCAGGCCGGTGTGGGGCGCACCAGCACCATGATCGCCTGCTATTTGATTCATCGCGGAAAATCTGCCGCCGAAGCCATTGCCTCCATGCGTGAGACGGAAGCTTCCGCCGTCGAAACGCCCTCGCAAATTATTTTTCTCGAACAATTCGAAAAACTTTCCCGCAACCCGCCGCCGCCCGCCGCATGA
- a CDS encoding ribonuclease HII, whose translation MAKSATFWNRLNFERELWSQGTTLVAGVDEAGCGPLAGPVVAGAVIFPHQWLEPGLDKKLRGLNDSKQLTEEQREKYFTSITTHPEIRYGIAVVEVDIIDQINILQAAHRAMHLALAQLQPAPQHVLVDGRPVKSLRIPNTPLVKGDARSYSIAAASVLAKVTRDRLMHEYHAQFPQYGFAEHKGYGTPQHLAAIAEHGACPIHRRSFSPFRVTPVELELFDADALDGAPLLD comes from the coding sequence ATGGCAAAGAGCGCCACATTTTGGAACCGTTTAAACTTCGAGCGCGAGCTTTGGTCTCAGGGCACCACCCTCGTTGCCGGGGTGGACGAAGCCGGCTGCGGCCCGCTCGCCGGTCCCGTCGTCGCTGGCGCGGTGATCTTCCCGCACCAATGGCTCGAGCCCGGCCTCGATAAAAAACTCCGCGGCCTCAACGACTCCAAGCAACTCACCGAAGAACAGCGCGAGAAATATTTCACTTCGATCACCACGCATCCCGAAATTCGTTACGGCATCGCGGTCGTCGAAGTGGACATCATAGATCAAATCAATATTCTCCAGGCCGCCCATCGCGCGATGCACCTGGCCCTCGCGCAACTTCAACCCGCGCCGCAACACGTCCTCGTTGACGGACGCCCCGTAAAATCCCTGCGCATCCCCAACACCCCGCTCGTCAAAGGCGATGCCCGCAGCTATTCCATCGCCGCTGCCAGCGTCCTCGCCAAAGTCACGCGTGACCGTTTGATGCACGAATATCACGCACAATTTCCCCAGTATGGTTTCGCCGAGCACAAAGGCTATGGGACACCGCAACACCTCGCCGCCATCGCCGAACACGGTGCGTGCCCGATTCACCGCCGCAGCTTCTCCCCCTTCCGCGTCACCCCCGTCGAATTGGAATTATTCGATGCCGACGCTCTCGATGGCGCGCCTCTGCTCGATTAA